The segment TCAGAAGCGGGGAAATCAGCTTCGCGCCGCCTTCGGTCAGGACCGCGCGAACCTCGGCGCCATGCTCGGCCAGCCGGCGGGCCAGTTCCGGGGCACGGTACGCGGCGACGCTGCCGCTCACGCCCAGCAGGATCTTCTTATTCGTGAGAATGTGCATGGTTGCCGCCCATTATCCCAGCAAACGCCGGTGTCGCGTCATTTCTTTGTAAACGCGCCGCCATTCGCCCTTTGCGGAACGCCTTCCAGTCTGCAGACTGCACGGCATGGCCGGTTCAAGGATTAGCCAGTGGCCGAGTTCCACCCGACCCCGGGAACGGTTCCTGAACGAGGGAGTCGATCGCGTGTCGGACGCCGAACTGCTGTGCCTTCTTCTGGGATCGGGCGCCGCCGGCATGTCGGCGCTGGAACTTGCGCAGGAGTTGCTGGTGCGCTTCGGCGGCATGCGCGGGGTATTCGCGGCCACGCCCCGCGAACTCTCCGGAGTGCGCGGAATCGGCGCGGCCAAGGCCACCGTGATCGCGGCGGCCCGCGAGAGCTACGCCCGGTCGCTGAAGGAAAAGATCACGACAGGCCGCCGGCTGAGCAATTCGGCCGACAGCGAGCGCTTTCTGCTGGCCCGGCTGCGGGACCGCCGCTACGAGACCTTTTGCTGCATGTTTCTCGATTGCCGGAACCGGGTGCTGGCCTTTGAAGAGATCTTTCACGGCACCCTCGACAGCGCCATGGTCTATCCGCGGGAAATCGTGCGGCGCGCGATGGAACGCAATGCGGCGGCGGTCATCCTTGCCCACAACCACCCAAATGTTGCGGTCACAGATATGTTGCGAAGGCGGCATTGCTCATTGTCGACCATAGTAAAACCCGAACCAAACGCAACATAAGAGTTTGACATTATCAAGAATACTTGAAAATCTGGGTCCTGGTGTCGGTGTAAGTCAAAGGTTGTTCTCCTCACACAGAGCATTAACAAGGTCTTGCCTAGACATTTTGCGTCTTTTGCCGCCGCGGGGTGATACGCGACGTAAACACGCTGAAATATACACCGCTGCTCTTCGCGGCAGCGAAATGTAAAGCGAGAATATCGTCTTGCTTCTTCGTTTTCTGCACAAGCGGGAAACGGTCATATTCTCTCCTTATGGATTTTATATAACTATTTGATTTCCCGTTTCTTTGATCGGATCTGGGTACTCGCCGTCAACCAATAACGGCCAAGGGACATGTTCTATGCGCTCCTTTTGCGCTAGGCGC is part of the Bacteroidetes bacterium SB0662_bin_6 genome and harbors:
- the radC gene encoding DNA repair protein RadC — encoded protein: MAGSRISQWPSSTRPRERFLNEGVDRVSDAELLCLLLGSGAAGMSALELAQELLVRFGGMRGVFAATPRELSGVRGIGAAKATVIAAARESYARSLKEKITTGRRLSNSADSERFLLARLRDRRYETFCCMFLDCRNRVLAFEEIFHGTLDSAMVYPREIVRRAMERNAAAVILAHNHPNVAVTDMLRRRHCSLSTIVKPEPNAT
- a CDS encoding bifunctional 4'-phosphopantothenoylcysteine decarboxylase/phosphopantothenoylcysteine synthetase → MHILTNKKILLGVSGSVAAYRAPELARRLAEHGAEVRAVLTEGGAKLISPLL